The Bombus vancouverensis nearcticus chromosome 5, iyBomVanc1_principal, whole genome shotgun sequence genome segment aataaatgtCTATATACAAATATTGTGTTTGTGTGTTTGTAAACATGGATATAATTTACTATAAATTTCGCATTTATTGTTATAGTATTGGATAActgaaaattgaatattatacattgattttttaaataaattataatttaaggtaattttttattcatcatCCCCTTTTATTTTTCTCATTATAACTACAATTAAAAAGCCaattgtaaataaacaaattaaaaacaATGACAAATTTTTTACACGAAGTTTTTTGAAATTACATAGTTTTATTGTAACAGTGGGGAAGGAATAACAGGTTATTGGTTTTGATTTGCCAACGCGGACCAATATGAACGTTTTCTTCCATCTTATTTTACCAATCCCGTTGTGCCACACAAACACATGGTTCTTGTTCAGTTTGACGAAACAGTAAGAGGTGTACGTTGTTTTTCTTgttttaaacaaattaaaacgTACGTAGACCTATGTCCAATGGTTTAAGGATTGTAGTATTTTTGTCGTCAGACTAACGTTtttagaataaaaagaaaaagtgaGTAATgctgtttgaaattatttctcAGTTTTCTGGATAGCATAACCAAGTTTGACAATCTTATGGAAATCCTCATGCAATTAAAAGTACTATCTTTTGTACGGTTAAAAGTGTCTTTTAAGAATGAACATCAGTTTTTAGACAAATTTCTTGTGTATTGTTTCATAGATATTTATTTCTAGTTATAAAATGTATAGCGCAATTTCGTCTTCTTATTGCAATATGTAATTTAAGTCATCTTTTAAATACTGTGCTATTGAATGATTTGTCTttatataattcttttattaaataaattaagttagcttctatatttttctgtttaaaaTCCTTTTAAATGTGAAATAATTAGCTAACAATGTTTAGTAAATTAAcacatgtaataaatatttttttataaattaaatttaaatgtacCACAGATTGTGAATTTATGTATATAGCAATATAAAGATTTATATATGTATTCTTATCTGTTCTAAATTGTAGATGAAACCAGATAAACTAAATATGTCTATTATTTGGTTGCTATTGATTACTATTGCATCTTTTATTGACTATAGCAATGGAGTTGCGGTTATGAGCATTGATATGGGTAGTGAGTCAATGAAAGTTGCTATTGTTTCAGTAAGTAAATCCATATTATTGAACCTTCAATAAATTTAGTTATTTACAAgtttcattaatattattaattaatgattTACCTAGCCTGGTGTTCCTATGGAAATAGCTTTAAATAAAGAGTCAAAGAGGAAGACACCAGTTACAATTGCATTTAGAAATGGAGAAAGAAGTTTTGGAGAAGATGCTCAAGTAGTGGGAATCAGATCACCTCAAAACAGTTTTTCTTATATTCTAGATCTTTTAGGAAAAAGTATAGATAATCCTATGGTAGAGCTTTATAAGAAAAGATTTCcatattatcatattatatcTGATGATGAGCGTAAAACAATTGCATTTAGACTGGATGAAAATACCACATATACCCCAGAAGAATTGCTTGCACAAATTTTGCATAAAGGAAAAGAATTTGCAGAAAATTCAGCTGGCCAAAAAATCAGTGAAGCAGTAATAACTGTTCCAGGGTTCTTTAATCAAATTGAAAGAAGAGCCCTTATGCAAGCAGCTGATCTTGCAGGAATCAAAGTTTTGCAACTTATTAATGATTATACTGCAGTTGCGTTAAATTATGGAATTTTCCGTAGTAAAGAGATAAATGACACTGCACATTATGTAATGTTCTATGACATGGGAGCTAGTAGTACAACTGCAACAATTGTCAGTTATCAGAATGTGAAAACAAAGGAAAAAGGATTTGTTGAAACTAATCCACATGTTACTATTTTGGGTGTGGGTTATGATCGTATTTTAGGAGGGCTAGAAGTGCAAATTAGATTACAACACCATTTGGCAAAAGAATTTGATGCTCTAAACAAAACAACAAGCTCTGTGTTTAGCAATTCAAGAGCAATGGCAAAACTTTTTAAGGAAGCTGGCCGTGTTAAGAATGTATTAAGTGCAAATACTGATCATTTTGCTCAAATTGAAGGATTAATAGAGGAACACGACTTTAGATTGCAAGTTACCAGAGATAAACTAGAGGAACTTTGTGCTGATTTATTTGAGCGAGTAGCAAATCCGATTAAGATTGCTTTAAAAACATCAGGTATATTGaaatacattaataaataaGACACCaggtatattgaaataaattaagttaaaatatgtttattatattatcataaattaatGTAAATCTTATAGGTTTAACAATGGATGTTATATCTCAAGTTGTATTAGTGGGAGCTGCGACCAGAATGCCAAAAATACAAGAGCATCTAAGTCAGTATCTAACAGTTGAATTGTCTAAAAACATCAACACAGATGAGGCAGCTGCATTAGGTGCAGTATATAAAGCTGCAGATCTTAGTAAAGGGTTTAAAGTAAAGAAATTTGTTACTAAAGATGCTGTACTGTTTCCTATACATATTGTTTTTGATAGAATAGTTGATAACAGAGTGAAACAAGTAAGTTTCCACATTATACattattatcttttaatttttgttaaaggtagatatattatttaaatgtatatGGTTCTTTTAGGTAAAAAAATCATTATTTAGCAAAATGAATCCTTACCCACAGAAGAAAATTATCACATTTAATAAATACACagaaaatttccaatttcataTCAATTATGCTGAATTAGATTACTTATCACCTAATGAAATAgcgtatgtatatttaatatttcttctttaaagtATATTAATAGTTATATTTGTTACTATAATCTTTTAATTTTAGTGTTATCGGTAATTTCAATTTGTCTACTATAACTTTATCTGGTATAAATGAAGCGCTAGATAAACATGCTAAAGATGGTGCAGAAAGTAAAGGAATTAAAGCACATTTTGCCATGGATGAAAGTGGCATACTTAATTTGGTGAATGTAGAATTAGTATCAGAAAAATCAAGTTCAGCTCCAGATGAAGAAGAGGGTACTTTTTCAATACTTGGCTCGACTATTAGTAAACTTTTTGCAGGTTTGTGTAAAATGCATTGCAAAAAATGTTATaatcttttttccttttgtttGTTCTTTTCCTTTTGATAAATGTTTGTAGTAAAGAATTGTAATTAAGAAAATCATTAGgaagattttttaaaaatatagaaccATTTTTTGCAagcatttatgaaatattagatGATATGGAAGAAAGTTAAAGTACACTTTAAAAATAAGTGTAAATTGTCAAATGCATTGTAACTTTACAAGATTATTGAAAAGAAGTGTAATTACATTTGACATAACTTTCTCGTCAATGTGAATGAAGTATTGAGatagatatgtataattaaaaaatgtaggGTCAGAAGACAAAGATGGAAAAACAGAGGAATCATTAAAAGAAGATACAAAGCCAGTTCATGAAGAACCTGAATACTCTGATCTAAAAAAAGAGGcagaagaaaaaacaaaaaagaaaaatgagagTACAATTGCTGAGGataaaacattaaataaaactgagaaagtagaaaaagagaaagaaaaaaagcccACGATTATAACGATTAAAGAACCTATCAAAGCAGATGAAATCAAGTTAGGATCACAGATACTTTCTGGAGACAAACTTGTTGAATCTCGAGAGAAGTAAGTATAATAGCCAATTAGATAATAATTTCATGTAAagtatttattgtatataatttaaCTTGAATACCATATATGGCTATTTTAGATTGCATCGTTTAGATGTGTATGATTTCGAGAAAACAAAACGTGAAACAGCTTTAAATAATTTGGAAACATTTATAATTGATGCTCAACAAAAATTAGAATCCGAAGAATATGCGGCTGCTGCTACTTCTCAAGAAGCAGAAAACATACTTAAAGCATGTTCTGAGATTTCTGAGTGGCTATATGAAGATGGATTCAGTGTAACTGCTGAAATATATGAGGAAAAATTGTTACAACTCCAAAAACTTACTAATGATGTATATGAACGCGTGTATGAACATAGAGAACGCCCAGAAGTATTAAAAGGCATGACTTCTATGTTAAATGGAAGTAcaacttttttaaataatatgcgCAATTTAAGTTTATCGAGTGAAATCTTTACTCAAGTTGAGATAGAAACATTAGAGAAAGTAATTAATGAAACTCAGGTAAATTATTTAATCATATCTTGTTATAAATTTATTGAATAATTGATcgtataattatttccattt includes the following:
- the Grp170 gene encoding hypoxia up-regulated Grp170 co-chaperone protein isoform X1 is translated as MKPDKLNMSIIWLLLITIASFIDYSNGVAVMSIDMGSESMKVAIVSPGVPMEIALNKESKRKTPVTIAFRNGERSFGEDAQVVGIRSPQNSFSYILDLLGKSIDNPMVELYKKRFPYYHIISDDERKTIAFRLDENTTYTPEELLAQILHKGKEFAENSAGQKISEAVITVPGFFNQIERRALMQAADLAGIKVLQLINDYTAVALNYGIFRSKEINDTAHYVMFYDMGASSTTATIVSYQNVKTKEKGFVETNPHVTILGVGYDRILGGLEVQIRLQHHLAKEFDALNKTTSSVFSNSRAMAKLFKEAGRVKNVLSANTDHFAQIEGLIEEHDFRLQVTRDKLEELCADLFERVANPIKIALKTSGLTMDVISQVVLVGAATRMPKIQEHLSQYLTVELSKNINTDEAAALGAVYKAADLSKGFKVKKFVTKDAVLFPIHIVFDRIVDNRVKQVKKSLFSKMNPYPQKKIITFNKYTENFQFHINYAELDYLSPNEIAVIGNFNLSTITLSGINEALDKHAKDGAESKGIKAHFAMDESGILNLVNVELVSEKSSSAPDEEEGTFSILGSTISKLFAGSEDKDGKTEESLKEDTKPVHEEPEYSDLKKEAEEKTKKKNESTIAEDKTLNKTEKVEKEKEKKPTIITIKEPIKADEIKLGSQILSGDKLVESREKLHRLDVYDFEKTKRETALNNLETFIIDAQQKLESEEYAAAATSQEAENILKACSEISEWLYEDGFSVTAEIYEEKLLQLQKLTNDVYERVYEHRERPEVLKGMTSMLNGSTTFLNNMRNLSLSSEIFTQVEIETLEKVINETQEYYDTIIKSFAETALYETVKYKVRDIANKMALLDREVKYLINKAKIWRPKQESATNHTESTNENATNTKEGPESEPVLKSTADSETENFQSEDTSENRKVQNEKSLDSEESTDSSKDNEPEMIHENTQEGIHQEL
- the Grp170 gene encoding hypoxia up-regulated Grp170 co-chaperone protein isoform X2; the encoded protein is MKPDKLNMSIIWLLLITIASFIDYSNGVAVMSIDMGSESMKVAIVSPGVPMEIALNKESKRKTPVTIAFRNGERSFGEDAQVVGIRSPQNSFSYILDLLGKSIDNPMVELYKKRFPYYHIISDDERKTIAFRLDENTTYTPEELLAQILHKGKEFAENSAGQKISEAVITVPGFFNQIERRALMQAADLAGIKVLQLINDYTAVALNYGIFRSKEINDTAHYVMFYDMGASSTTATIVSYQNVKTKEKGFVETNPHVTILGVGYDRILGGLEVQIRLQHHLAKEFDALNKTTSSVFSNSRAMAKLFKEAGRVKNVLSANTDHFAQIEGLIEEHDFRLQVTRDKLEELCADLFERVANPIKIALKTSGLTMDVISQVVLVGAATRMPKIQEHLSQYLTVELSKNINTDEAAALGAVYKAADLSKGFKVKKFVTKDAVLFPIHIVFDRIVDNRVKQVKKSLFSKMNPYPQKKIITFNKYTENFQFHINYAELDYLSPNEIAVIGNFNLSTITLSGINEALDKHAKDGAESKGIKAHFAMDESGILNLVNVELVSEKSSSAPDEEEGSEDKDGKTEESLKEDTKPVHEEPEYSDLKKEAEEKTKKKNESTIAEDKTLNKTEKVEKEKEKKPTIITIKEPIKADEIKLGSQILSGDKLVESREKLHRLDVYDFEKTKRETALNNLETFIIDAQQKLESEEYAAAATSQEAENILKACSEISEWLYEDGFSVTAEIYEEKLLQLQKLTNDVYERVYEHRERPEVLKGMTSMLNGSTTFLNNMRNLSLSSEIFTQVEIETLEKVINETQEYYDTIIKSFAETALYETVKYKVRDIANKMALLDREVKYLINKAKIWRPKQESATNHTESTNENATNTKEGPESEPVLKSTADSETENFQSEDTSENRKVQNEKSLDSEESTDSSKDNEPEMIHENTQEGIHQEL